Proteins encoded in a region of the Anopheles ziemanni chromosome 2, idAnoZiCoDA_A2_x.2, whole genome shotgun sequence genome:
- the LOC131293769 gene encoding putative nuclease HARBI1, with amino-acid sequence MNVTYLHFIFQQNFRISKDIFMDIVSLIGPHIAAQTDYGLTEEQKLAACLRYFGEGRYQHGTGKDFHVAMAQSTFSKVLRDVLPPMQSLLGDWIKLIMTEEERIEAKEYFFQKSGLPDVVMCVDGTHIKIKKPKLRPLQYMNRKKFYSINAMIVCDHKNRIRAIDARFAGSHHDAHIWRVSPISKHFMDRHRNGFNDKLLGDAGYPAADWLITPYRDPDSGSPESEFNRKHSSGRMIVERTIGLLKSRFRCLLGVDGILNYEPQKCAQIINNGTSISNLY; translated from the exons ATGAATGTAACctatttacatttcatttttcaacaaaactttAGGATATCCAAAGATATTTTCATGGATATTGTGTCCTTGATTGGACCCCACATAGCCGCTCAAACCGATTATGGTTTGACGGAGGAACAAAAATTAGCAGCTTGTTTGCGGTACTTTGGTGAAGGTAGATATCAGCATGGAACTGGAAAAGATTTCCATGTTGCAATGGCGCAGTCAACGTTCTCGAAGGTGCTACGTGATGTGCTTCCACCAATGCAATCCCTTTTGGGCGACtggataaaattaattatgacCGAAGAAGAACGAATTGAGGCTAAggaatattttttccaaaagagTGGCCTTCCTGATGTGGTGATGTGTGTAGATGGAACacacatcaaaataaaaaaacctaagCTACGGCCATTGCAGTATATGAACCGAAAAAAATTTTACAGCATAAATGCTATGATA GTATGCGATCATAAAAACCGAATTCGAGCAATCGATGCCCGGTTTGCTGGGTCGCATCATGACGCACACATTTGGAGGGTTAGTCCAATAAGCAAGCATTTTATGGATCGACACAGAAATGGATTCAACGATAAATTGCTAG GTGATGCAGGTTATCCGGCAGCAGACTGGCTGATTACGCCTTACAGGGATCCAGATTCAGGGTCTCCAGAATCTGAATTTAATAGGAAGCATTCGTCTGGACGTATGATAGTGGAGAGGACAATCGGTTTGCTCAAGAGTAGATTTAGATGCTTGTTAGGAGTAGATGGAATATTAAATTATGAACCGCAAAAATGTGCACAAATTATTAAT AATGGAACCTCCATTTCCAATCTTTACTAG